The following is a genomic window from Stenotrophomonas maltophilia.
GCCTGGGTCGCCTCCACCGGACATAACCGCGACAGCGCCGGCACCTTGTAGGTGACGCCGGCTGCTTGGCGATCACCCTTGCTGCGTGGCAAGAAGCAGGTCATCCCCTGTCCCGGCACCAGCGTGAGATGGGCCACGTCCAGACGCAGCAGTTCATCGCCACGGAATCCCCGCCAGAACCCGAGCAGCACCAGCGCTCGGTCTCGTTGATGGCGCAGCGCCGCCGGCCCATCGCCCCGGGCATGTGCCGCAGCGATCGCCGCGGCCAGCCAGTCATCGAGCTCGACCAGCCGCCGAATCTGGAGCGGCGCGGCTTGCTTGACCTGGCCCGGGTGCAGGGTCTGGATGCCTTTGAGCACCTTGCGCACCAGCGGCGATCGGGTCGGGTCGACAAAGCCGTGGTCGCGGTGCCAAGAGGCGATGGCCGCCAGACGTTGGCGGAGGGTACTGGTCGCCAAGGTCTGCGCATAAGCGGCCAGGTACCGGGCCACGCTGTCAGGTGTCGCTGGGAGGTGGCCTTGCCATTCAACCTCGAAGTGCCGCAGCGCCGACGCATAGCTGCGCACCGTGTTCTGGCGCGTGGCCGCATCGAGGTAGCGGTCCAGTTCGGTCACTGGCGCGTGGCCTCCACCGAGGTCGTCTGGCGCAGCGTCGACAGGATGGTGCATTCCGCCCGCTGCCCGCCATGGCAACTGGCAATCACCCGTTCCAGCTCGCTGGCCATGCGCTGCAGGTCGGCCATGCGGGCGCGCACGTCGGCCAGATGGCTGCGGGCCAACCGGTCCACGTCCCCGCACGAAAGCTCCTCATCGCCGGCCAGCTGCAGCAGGCTGCGGACCTCCTCCAGGCTGAAGCCCAGGTCCCGGCCACGCGCAATGAAGCGCAGCCGCTCGATGTCGGCCGGGCCATAGACCCGGTAGCCGTTGCCCGTGCGCCCCGGGCGCGGCAGCAACCCGATCCGCTCGTAATAGCGAATCGTCTCCAAGTGGCATCCGCTGGCGTCGGCAGCCTCACTGATTTTCATTCGTAGTACGCTTGACTCCGTAGTAGCTACGGACTTTACGCTGAACCCGTATCCGCCGCCACTCCGGCCGCGGCGCTGCATGTGACGACCATGCCACTGCCCATCGCCTTGATTCGCTACTGCCTGATTGCCTTGCTGATCGGCTGGGTTCTGCCCGCTTCTGCTCAGGCGGAGCCTGCCGCAGCAGACCTGCGCCAAACCTGGCAGATGCTCGATTACATCGCGGTCGACTACCCCGGCGCGGTCCAGGCCGGTCGCGTAATTGCCCCCAACGAATACGCCGAAATGAGCGAGTTTGCCGGCGCCGTGCGCAGTCAGCTGGCAGCATTGCCCAGTGGCCAGAACCAGCAGGAGCTGACGGCCCAGGCCGACCGCCTGGTCCAGGCGGTGGCAGAGAAGGCCGACCCGGCGCAAGTGGCAACGTTGGCGCGCGGGCTCGGCACGACGCTGTTGGCCCGCTACCCGATCGGCGCTGTTCCGGCGAGCGCGCCGAAGACCTCCCAGGCCGCGTCCATCTACAGCCAGCAGTGCGCGGCCTGTCACGGCCCCACAGGTCACGGTGATGGCCCCGCCGCGCAAGCGTTAAGTCCGCCGCCGATCGCGTTCACCGATGCCACTCGCGCCGCGCAGCGAACGCCGCTGTCGTTGTACGAGGTCATTTCCCAGGGTGTGCCGGGTACCGGCATGGTCAGCTTCTCTGGGCTGTCAGAAAGTGATCGCTGGGCGTTGGCATTCTATGTGGGCAGCTTGGGGTACTCCTCGCAAGCCAAGGCTCAAGGTGAGGCGTTATGGCGCACCAGTGCCGAGGCCCATACGCACATTCCCTCGCTCGAAGCGCTGACACGCACGCGAGAGGCCGATCTTGCCACCACGATGCCCGCCGATCAGGCAAACGCGATCATCGCCTACCTGCGTTCGCAGCCACAGGTAGTAAACGAAGCGGTACCAGGAGCCGATCGCTTTGCGGTGGCGCGGCAGCGACTGGCCGCCAGCCAGCGCGCTTACGCTGATGAGGACCTGGCTCAAGCCAAAAAGCTTGCGCTCTCGTCCTATCTGGATGGTGTAGAGCCGCTTGAACCCACGCTGGCCACGCGCAATCCGTCATTGCTGCGAGAGATCGAGACGGCCATGGCAGGCTACCGCGCGCAGCTGGATCAGCATGCGCCCGCGGCTGACGTTGCCGGGCAGGCAGCGCAAATTGCCCAGCTGTTTGATCGCGCGGACGTGGCGCTGCAGGACACCCGAATAGGCGCCAGCACCGCGTTTCTAGGCAGCTTTACCATCTTGGTACGCGAAGGACTGGAAGCGCTGCTGATCGTGATTGGTATCGTGGCGTTCTTGCGTAAAGCCGAGCGGTCTGATGTGTTGCCGTATGTGCATGCGGGTTGGATCTGCGCGTTGTTGGCAGGCGCAGCTACCTGGGCGGTGGCCACTTACTTTGTTGATATCAGCGGTGCGAACCGGGAAGTCACTGAGGGCGTCTCGGCCTTGTTCGCTGCCGCTGTCCTGCTCAGCGTAGGCATCTGGATGCACCAAAAGAGCCTTGCAGGGCGGTGGCAGGAGTACCTGCACGCCAAGCTGACGACTGCGCTGACACGGCGCTCGGCTGTTTTCCTGTTCATGCTGGCCTTTGTCGCGGTGTACCGCGAGGTGTTTGAGACGATCTTGTTCTACATCGCGATGTGGAGCGATCAGGCGTCCACCGCCATCCTCGCAGGCCTGGCGGCGGGAATCGCGGTGTTGGCTGCGGTGGCGTACTGGATGCTGCGCATGAGCAGGCGGCTGCCGATTGGCCGGTTCTTTTCGATCAGCTCGATTCTCATCGCGGTGATGGCGGTCATCCTGATCGGTAAAGGCGTGGCCGCGTTGCAGGAAGCGGGCTGGATCTCTCAAACACCGCTCGCGTTGCCGCGCATCGAGTGGATCGGCCTGTATCCCACCTGGCAGTCGCTGCTGGCGCAGGTATTGGTAGGCACCGCCGCCATCGTGGGGTTCCTCGCCAATGCCCGTTCCGGTGTGCGTAGACAGCCAGGCGCAAACAAGCAATGAAACAACACAGCAGAGGACCAAGACATGAGTGATTGCGGGTGCCACCACGAAGCCAAGAACAAGGAGGAGCGACGCATCCTCTGGATCGCCTTGGTCCTGAATGCAGCGATGGCCGTGATCGGCGGCATTGCCGGCTGGATTGCCCATTCCACCGGGCTGCTGGCTGACGCGCTGGACATGCTGTCTGACGCCACCGCCTATGCCATTGGCCTGGTCGCTATCGGGCGCACGGCGCGCTTCAAGGCCAACGCCGCGTGGGTCAGTGGCAGCGTGCTGCTGGTGCTGGGCGTAGGCGTGCTGGTCGAAGTCGGCCGCCGGGTGATGTACGGCGCCGAGCCGGTCAGCGGTTGGATGATCGGTACCGCTCTGGTCTCGCTGGCCGTGAACCTGAAGGTGCTCCGTATGCTCGCCCCCTTGAAGTCTGGCGAAGTGCATCTGCGAGCGACCTGGCTGTTTACCCGCGCCGATGTGGTGGCCAACGTTGGGGTGATTCTGGCCGGCCTGTTGGTGTGGTGGCTGGCCAGCCCCTACCCGGATTTCGTGATCGGCGCCCTGATCGGCCTGTATGTGATCAAGGAGGCTTTCGAGATCTTGGGTGATGCTCGCCGGGCGCGTGCCGACGCGCGCAAAACGCCTGCATGACAGCG
Proteins encoded in this region:
- a CDS encoding cytochrome c/FTR1 family iron permease → MPLPIALIRYCLIALLIGWVLPASAQAEPAAADLRQTWQMLDYIAVDYPGAVQAGRVIAPNEYAEMSEFAGAVRSQLAALPSGQNQQELTAQADRLVQAVAEKADPAQVATLARGLGTTLLARYPIGAVPASAPKTSQAASIYSQQCAACHGPTGHGDGPAAQALSPPPIAFTDATRAAQRTPLSLYEVISQGVPGTGMVSFSGLSESDRWALAFYVGSLGYSSQAKAQGEALWRTSAEAHTHIPSLEALTRTREADLATTMPADQANAIIAYLRSQPQVVNEAVPGADRFAVARQRLAASQRAYADEDLAQAKKLALSSYLDGVEPLEPTLATRNPSLLREIETAMAGYRAQLDQHAPAADVAGQAAQIAQLFDRADVALQDTRIGASTAFLGSFTILVREGLEALLIVIGIVAFLRKAERSDVLPYVHAGWICALLAGAATWAVATYFVDISGANREVTEGVSALFAAAVLLSVGIWMHQKSLAGRWQEYLHAKLTTALTRRSAVFLFMLAFVAVYREVFETILFYIAMWSDQASTAILAGLAAGIAVLAAVAYWMLRMSRRLPIGRFFSISSILIAVMAVILIGKGVAALQEAGWISQTPLALPRIEWIGLYPTWQSLLAQVLVGTAAIVGFLANARSGVRRQPGANKQ
- a CDS encoding cation transporter, with product MSDCGCHHEAKNKEERRILWIALVLNAAMAVIGGIAGWIAHSTGLLADALDMLSDATAYAIGLVAIGRTARFKANAAWVSGSVLLVLGVGVLVEVGRRVMYGAEPVSGWMIGTALVSLAVNLKVLRMLAPLKSGEVHLRATWLFTRADVVANVGVILAGLLVWWLASPYPDFVIGALIGLYVIKEAFEILGDARRARADARKTPA
- a CDS encoding MerR family transcriptional regulator, producing MKISEAADASGCHLETIRYYERIGLLPRPGRTGNGYRVYGPADIERLRFIARGRDLGFSLEEVRSLLQLAGDEELSCGDVDRLARSHLADVRARMADLQRMASELERVIASCHGGQRAECTILSTLRQTTSVEATRQ